In Capsicum annuum cultivar UCD-10X-F1 chromosome 11, UCD10Xv1.1, whole genome shotgun sequence, one genomic interval encodes:
- the LOC107846320 gene encoding uncharacterized protein LOC107846320, translated as MDRIREQDGDWQKKDDYTENSGVYVPLRNRDADSRLKALLAKLVKVIKKRNISYEVVGGLHNYSIITSRSLVQKKSDPGAFTITCTIGTSRFSKALCDLGASINLIFLAVFKQLGLKPPKPVMMQLLMVYRIVKKPIGISFDVLVKVDNFIFLADFVVINYEVDFEMPIILGRLFLATSRVLVDMKRAELKFRLSNTKVTFNVHRTMKQPTGMRLVLVINYIDDHGRQSYGYLDEL; from the exons AGAATAGTGGTGTATATGTTCCACTAAGGAACCGTGATGCTGATTCTAGGCTGAAAGCATTGCTAGCTAAGTTGGTGAAG gttataaagaaaagaaatatcagTTATGAGGTTGTTGGTGGTTTGCATAATTACAGTATAATTACATCTCGATCCCTTGTGCAAAAGAAAAGTGATCCTGGAGCTTTCACTATTACTTGTACTATTGGGACATCTAGATTTTCCAAGGCTTTGTGTGACTTGGGTGCAAGCATTAACTTGATATTTCTGGCAGTATTCAAGCAATTAGGCTTGAAACCTCCTAAACCAGTgatgatgcagttattgatggtATATCGTATAGTGAAAAAGCCCATAGGCATATCatttgatgttttggtaaaggtggACAACTTCATATTTTTGGCCGATTTTGTTGTCATAAATTATGAGGTTGATTTTGAGATGCCCATAATTCTAGGGAGACTATTTTTAGCAACGAGTAGAGTATTGGTGGATATGAAAAGAGCTGAGCTTAAGTTCAGGCTGAGTAATACAAAAGTCACGTTCAATGTTCATAGAACTATGAAGCAGCCAACTGGCATGAGATTGGTTTTGGTAATAAACTATATTGATGACCATGGAAGACAATCCTATGGTTACCTAGATGAACTCTGA